One window from the genome of Castellaniella sp. MT123 encodes:
- the rplN gene encoding 50S ribosomal protein L14, with the protein MIQMQTTLDVADNTGARSVMCIKVLGGSKRRYAAIGDVIKVSVKDAAPRGRVKKGEIYNAVVVRTAKGVRRKDGSLIRFGGNAAVLLNAKLEPIGTRIFGPVTRELRTEKFMKIVSLAPEVL; encoded by the coding sequence ATGATCCAAATGCAGACCACGCTGGACGTGGCCGACAACACGGGTGCACGTTCCGTCATGTGCATCAAGGTGTTGGGCGGCTCCAAGCGCCGCTACGCCGCCATTGGCGACGTCATCAAGGTGTCCGTCAAGGACGCAGCACCTCGCGGGCGCGTGAAAAAAGGCGAAATCTACAACGCCGTGGTGGTGCGTACTGCCAAGGGCGTGCGCCGCAAAGATGGCTCGCTGATCCGCTTCGGCGGCAACGCGGCCGTGTTGCTCAACGCCAAACTCGAGCCCATCGGCACGCGTATCTTCGGACCGGTCACGCGCGAACTGCGCACCGAAAAGTTCATGAAGATCGTGTCCCTGGCGCCCGAAGTGCTGTAA
- the rplE gene encoding 50S ribosomal protein L5 codes for MARLQDFYRTKVAADLQAQFGYKSIMEVPRITKVTLNMGVSEAVSDKKIIENAVGDLTKIAGQKPVVTKTRKAIAGFKIREDYPIGCMVTLRGQRMYEFLDRLISVALPRVRDFRGVSGRAFDGRGNYNIGVKEQIIFPEIEYDKIDAVRGMNISITTTAKTDEEAKALLSAFSFPFRN; via the coding sequence ATGGCTCGTTTACAAGATTTCTACCGCACCAAGGTCGCCGCCGACCTGCAGGCGCAGTTCGGCTACAAGTCGATCATGGAAGTGCCGCGCATCACCAAGGTCACCCTGAACATGGGTGTGTCCGAGGCGGTGTCCGACAAGAAGATCATCGAAAATGCCGTGGGCGACCTGACCAAGATCGCCGGCCAGAAGCCCGTGGTCACGAAGACCCGCAAGGCCATCGCCGGCTTCAAGATCCGTGAAGACTATCCGATCGGTTGCATGGTCACGCTGCGTGGTCAGCGCATGTACGAATTTCTGGATCGTCTGATCTCCGTCGCCCTGCCGCGTGTGCGCGACTTCCGTGGTGTGTCCGGCCGTGCTTTCGATGGCCGTGGCAACTACAACATCGGGGTGAAGGAACAGATCATCTTCCCGGAAATCGAATACGACAAGATCGATGCCGTGCGCGGGATGAACATCAGCATCACCACCACCGCAAAGACCGACGAGGAAGCCAAGGCGCTCTTGAGCGCATTCAGCTTCCCCTTCCGCAACTAA
- the rpsH gene encoding 30S ribosomal protein S8, whose amino-acid sequence MSMSDPIADMLTRVRNAQMVNKTSVSMPSSKLKAAIAAVLKDEGYIEDFRLAGEAAKPQLEITLKYYAGRPVIERIDRVSRPGLRIYKSSASIPQVMNGLGVAIVSTPRGVMTDRKARATGVGGEVLCYVA is encoded by the coding sequence ATGAGCATGAGCGATCCCATCGCCGATATGCTGACCCGCGTGCGCAATGCGCAGATGGTCAACAAGACGTCGGTTTCCATGCCCTCCTCGAAGCTGAAGGCCGCCATCGCGGCCGTGCTCAAGGACGAAGGCTACATCGAGGATTTCCGTCTGGCCGGCGAAGCCGCCAAGCCGCAATTGGAAATCACCCTAAAATACTATGCCGGCCGTCCGGTGATCGAGCGCATCGACCGCGTCTCGCGTCCCGGCCTGCGTATCTACAAGAGCAGCGCCTCCATTCCTCAGGTCATGAACGGCCTGGGCGTGGCGATCGTATCGACTCCGCGTGGCGTCATGACGGACCGCAAGGCCCGTGCCACCGGCGTCGGCGGCGAAGTGCTCTGCTACGTGGCATAA
- the rpsN gene encoding 30S ribosomal protein S14 gives MAKLSLINRDIKRAKLAEKFSAKRAALKAIIADQSKSDEERYQARLALQALPRNANPTRQRNRCVVTGRSRGVYSKFGLTRHKLREMAMRGEVPGMTKASW, from the coding sequence GTGGCAAAACTTTCCCTCATCAATCGCGACATCAAGCGCGCCAAACTGGCCGAGAAATTCTCCGCCAAGCGTGCTGCACTGAAGGCCATCATTGCCGATCAGTCCAAATCCGACGAAGAACGCTATCAGGCCCGCCTGGCCCTGCAGGCACTGCCGCGCAACGCCAACCCCACTCGCCAGCGCAACCGCTGCGTGGTGACGGGCCGTTCCCGCGGCGTGTACAGCAAGTTCGGGCTGACGCGTCATAAACTGCGTGAAATGGCCATGCGCGGGGAAGTCCCGGGCATGACCAAGGCCAGCTGGTAG
- the rplX gene encoding 50S ribosomal protein L24 yields the protein MQNIRKGDEVVVLSGRDRTRRGTVIARVDDDHVLVEGINVVKKHAKGNPMAGTPGGIVDKTLPIHISNVALYNPETGKGDRVGVKVVDGAKVRIFRSNGAVVGAKA from the coding sequence ATGCAAAACATTCGCAAAGGCGACGAAGTCGTCGTGCTGTCCGGTCGTGACCGCACCCGTCGCGGCACCGTCATCGCTCGTGTCGATGACGATCACGTGCTGGTCGAAGGCATCAATGTCGTGAAGAAACACGCCAAGGGCAATCCCATGGCCGGCACGCCTGGTGGCATCGTCGACAAGACCCTGCCGATCCACATCTCCAATGTCGCGCTCTACAACCCCGAAACCGGCAAGGGCGACCGCGTCGGCGTCAAGGTCGTCGACGGGGCCAAGGTCCGCATTTTCCGCTCCAACGGCGCTGTCGTTGGCGCGAAGGCATAA